The following are from one region of the Dreissena polymorpha isolate Duluth1 chromosome 2, UMN_Dpol_1.0, whole genome shotgun sequence genome:
- the LOC127869129 gene encoding piggyBac transposable element-derived protein 4-like: protein MAMYWSTDVLYGNFSVRRIMTRDRFMKVLQYLHCNDRTKMKPKGHKDHDKLYLIRPFLDAVRKLCLTLYNPHRNVSIDEAMVKFRGRLGFRQYMPLKPARYGVKVWVRADPVNGYVNDFQVYTGKDANTAEVGLATRVVLDLSRVIKGMFYIVNVDNFFTSPVLFEELLKQETYARGTVRTNRKGYPSSLLGKKKVQEQGDYVFATKGEQLACVWMDKKPIYTLSTAENPKDIGATVLRKKRNGEVHQVPAPRIIPEYNNNMNGVDHADQLRTEYPTFRTSRKWWTYMFFFILDTAITNGYVVMRESPFHQQRSRTGKAKDRTVLDFRMNLSKQLIGDYCENGAAKMATVKAGHFPGHSEKRGRCRQCTKQKRRHECNVICLECNVHICVPCFKDWHVELAKSS, encoded by the coding sequence ATGGCCATGTACTGGTCAACCGATGTCCTGTACGGAAACTTTAGTGTTCGGCGAATTATGACCAGGGATCGCTTCATGAAGGTCTTACAGTACCTTCACTGTAATGACAGGACCAAAATGAAGCCAAAGGGACATAAGGACCACGACAAACTGTACTTGATTCGGCCTTTCCTGGATGCGGTAAGAAAACTATGCCTGACGCTATACAACCCCCACAGAAATGTTTCAATTGACGAGGCTATGGTCAAGTTCCGAGGTCGTCTTGGCTTCAGACAATACATGCCATTGAAACCAGCTCGCTACGGAGTGAAAGTGTGGGTACGGGCTGATCCAGTCAATGGTTATGTAAATGACTTTCAAGTCTACACTGGCAAGGACGCAAACACCGCGGAAGTAGGTTTGGCTACAAGAGTAGTGTTGGACTTGAGCCGTGTTATCAAGGGGATGTTTTATATTGTGAATGTGGACAATTTCTTTACAAGTCCCGTGTTGTTTGAAGAACTCCTAAAGCAGGAAACGTACGCCCGTGGGACTGTGCGCACTAACAGGAAAGGCTACCCATCTTCACTGCTGGGAAAGAAAAAAGTGCAAGAGCAGGGGGACTATGTGTTCGCAACCAAAGGTGAACAACTGGCGTGTGTCTGGATGGACAAGAAGCCAATCTACACACTGTCCACTGCAGAAAATCCAAAGGACATAGGCGCCACTGTTTTGAGAAAAAAGCGCAACGGAGAAGTTCACCAAGTACCGGCCCCACGCATCATTCCAGAATATAACAACAACATGAATGGAGTTGATCATGCAGACCAGCTTAGGACGGAGTACCCAACGTTCCGAACATCAAGAAAGTGGTGGACATACATGTTCTTCTTCATACTGGATACGGCAATTACAAATGGATATGTCGTGATGAGGGAATCGCCATTCCACCAACAAAGAAGCCGCACTGGGAAGGCAAAAGACAGGACGGTATTGGACTTCCGCATGAACCTCTCAAAACAGCTGATAGGGGATTACTGCGAGAATGGTGCGGCGAAAATGGCGACGGTGAAAGCGGGGCACTTCCCTGGGCATTCGGAAAAAAGAGGCCGTTGCAGACAGTGCACGAAACAAAAAAGAAGACATGAATGCAATGTGATATGCCTTGAATGCAATGTACACATCTGTGTCCCGTGTTTCAAGGACTGGCATGTTGAGTTGGCTAAATCTTCTTAG